A region of Chitinophaga horti DNA encodes the following proteins:
- a CDS encoding SDR family oxidoreductase → MKTILITGSNGLLGQYLVQLFSEDAAWQVVATGKGPNRLRRQSGYTYEAADLTDQEAIASLIAKHQPQVIIHSGAMTQADDCERNKDACRDTNVTATKYLLEASVAFFLFLSTDFVFDGLNGPYREDDLVNPISFYGSSKVLAERAVMAARQPWAIARTVLVYGVSDDPKRSNIITWVKGNLEQGKSIKVVDDQWRTPTLVQDLAIGCKLIVEQQATGIYHLSGKDLMTPYDMALAVAEHFSLDASLMERVNADTFTQPAKRPARTGFVIDKAVKDLGFAPRSFKEGIEIVKRQLT, encoded by the coding sequence ATGAAGACGATCCTCATCACCGGGAGTAACGGCCTGTTAGGTCAGTACCTCGTACAATTATTCAGTGAAGACGCAGCCTGGCAGGTGGTGGCGACCGGCAAAGGTCCAAACCGCCTGCGCCGGCAAAGCGGCTACACCTACGAGGCGGCAGACCTCACCGACCAGGAGGCCATTGCGTCGCTTATTGCCAAACATCAGCCACAGGTCATCATCCACTCCGGCGCCATGACACAGGCGGATGACTGCGAGCGCAATAAGGACGCCTGTCGCGACACGAACGTGACAGCCACCAAATACCTGCTGGAAGCTTCGGTTGCATTTTTCCTCTTCCTCTCTACGGACTTCGTATTCGATGGATTAAACGGTCCGTACCGGGAAGATGACCTGGTGAACCCGATCAGCTTCTACGGCTCCAGCAAAGTGCTGGCCGAACGCGCAGTGATGGCGGCCAGACAGCCATGGGCCATTGCCCGCACGGTGCTCGTGTACGGTGTGTCGGATGATCCTAAGCGCAGTAACATTATTACCTGGGTGAAAGGCAACCTGGAACAGGGTAAATCCATCAAAGTGGTGGATGATCAATGGCGTACGCCCACACTGGTGCAGGACTTAGCGATCGGCTGCAAACTGATCGTGGAGCAGCAGGCAACGGGGATTTATCATCTGTCTGGTAAAGATTTGATGACGCCTTACGACATGGCCCTGGCCGTAGCGGAACACTTCTCACTCGACGCATCATTAATGGAACGGGTGAATGCCGATACGTTCACGCAGCCGGCTAAACGACCTGCACGCACCGGGTTTGTGATCGATAAGGCCGTGAAGGACCTGGGGTTTGCACCGAGAAGTTTCAAAGAGGGAATTGAAATCGTAAAACGACAATTGACATAA
- a CDS encoding prolyl oligopeptidase family serine peptidase: protein MSMTNGAAAQQSKISYPLTKKVDTTDEYHGRKVADPYRWLENDHADDTKAWVIEQNKVTRNYLDKIPFRDKIKARIEEMMDYPKYGAPFREGKYYYFYKNDGLQNQAVLYRQQGTDGTPEVFIDPNKLSDKGTVALGALRFSKDSRYAAYLIAKAGSDWQEAFVMDVESKKVLEDHLDWIKFSGISWKGDGFYYSRYDKPDEKSRLSGKNEYHKVYYHKLGTKQEQDELIYVDKEHPLRNAGVGLTEDERFLVLSTTEGTSGAQLAVRDLTDASQTDFKVLVKGFAFDPSVVDNVGDKLLVLTNEDAPNFKLVAIDPKNPDKANWQTIIPEKPEVLGSVGTGGGKLFASYLKDASTKIYQYDVTGKLEQEIQLPGLGTASGFGGKKEDAQFFYTYTSFVAPATIYKYDITSGKSDVYKRPEAKFDATQYETKQVFFTSKDGSRVPIFLSYKKGLKQDGNTPVLLYGYGGFNIPMTPGFSVTNLFFMEQGGIYAVVNLRGGSEYGESWHKAGMKDKKQNVFDDFIGAAEYLIREKYTNPGKIAIRGGSNGGLLVGACMTQRPDLFKVALPAVGVLDMLRYQKFTIGWAWVVEYGSSEKADEFPYLYKYSPLHNLRKGVNYPATLITTGDHDDRVVPAHSFKFAAALQEAAAGPNPALIRIETQAGHGAGKPTSKVIDEAADIWAFTMYNLGMKM, encoded by the coding sequence ATGAGCATGACGAACGGAGCAGCCGCGCAACAAAGCAAAATTTCCTATCCATTAACAAAAAAAGTGGATACAACCGATGAATATCATGGCCGCAAAGTAGCAGATCCATACCGCTGGCTCGAAAATGACCATGCGGACGACACCAAGGCCTGGGTAATCGAGCAAAATAAGGTCACCCGCAACTATCTCGATAAAATTCCCTTCCGCGATAAAATAAAGGCCCGTATAGAGGAAATGATGGATTATCCCAAGTATGGCGCCCCCTTCCGCGAAGGCAAATACTATTATTTTTATAAGAACGACGGGCTGCAGAACCAGGCAGTGCTCTACCGCCAACAGGGAACCGACGGTACCCCGGAGGTTTTTATCGATCCCAATAAATTATCAGATAAAGGAACAGTGGCCCTGGGCGCGCTGCGTTTTTCGAAAGACAGCCGTTATGCCGCTTACCTCATCGCGAAAGCCGGCTCCGACTGGCAGGAAGCGTTCGTGATGGACGTGGAATCCAAAAAGGTACTGGAAGATCATCTCGACTGGATCAAATTCAGTGGCATCAGCTGGAAAGGGGATGGATTTTATTACAGCCGTTACGACAAGCCGGATGAGAAGAGCCGCCTGTCCGGTAAAAACGAATATCATAAAGTATACTACCATAAACTCGGCACCAAACAGGAGCAGGATGAACTTATTTATGTAGATAAGGAACACCCGCTTCGCAATGCCGGCGTAGGTCTTACTGAAGATGAGCGTTTCCTCGTCCTCAGTACTACCGAAGGTACTTCCGGCGCGCAGCTGGCCGTTCGCGACCTGACAGATGCCAGCCAAACAGACTTCAAAGTGCTGGTGAAAGGCTTCGCATTCGATCCCTCTGTGGTAGATAATGTAGGCGACAAACTGCTGGTACTCACTAACGAAGACGCGCCTAACTTCAAACTGGTGGCGATCGATCCTAAAAATCCGGACAAGGCCAACTGGCAAACCATCATCCCGGAGAAGCCGGAAGTGTTGGGCAGTGTAGGCACCGGCGGCGGTAAACTGTTCGCCAGCTACCTGAAGGATGCATCTACCAAAATTTACCAATATGATGTAACCGGTAAACTGGAGCAGGAGATACAACTGCCCGGTCTGGGTACTGCCAGCGGATTTGGCGGTAAAAAGGAAGATGCGCAGTTCTTTTATACCTATACTTCGTTCGTCGCACCAGCTACCATCTACAAATACGACATTACTTCGGGCAAGTCTGATGTGTACAAACGCCCGGAAGCAAAGTTTGACGCTACGCAATACGAAACCAAACAGGTGTTCTTCACCAGCAAAGACGGCTCCCGTGTGCCCATTTTCCTTTCTTACAAGAAGGGTTTGAAGCAGGATGGCAATACACCGGTGTTGCTGTACGGCTATGGTGGCTTTAACATCCCGATGACGCCGGGTTTTAGCGTAACCAACCTTTTCTTCATGGAACAGGGTGGCATTTACGCAGTAGTAAACCTGCGCGGCGGCAGTGAGTACGGCGAAAGCTGGCATAAAGCGGGCATGAAGGACAAGAAACAGAACGTATTCGACGACTTCATTGGTGCGGCAGAATACCTCATCAGAGAGAAATATACTAATCCCGGTAAGATCGCTATCCGTGGCGGTTCTAACGGTGGTTTGCTCGTAGGTGCCTGTATGACCCAGCGCCCCGACCTGTTCAAAGTAGCCCTGCCTGCTGTAGGCGTGCTGGACATGCTCCGTTACCAGAAGTTCACCATCGGCTGGGCATGGGTAGTAGAATACGGCAGCAGCGAAAAGGCAGACGAGTTCCCTTATTTATACAAATATTCCCCGTTACACAACCTGCGCAAAGGCGTGAATTACCCGGCAACCCTCATCACCACCGGCGACCACGACGATCGTGTAGTGCCTGCACACTCCTTTAAGTTTGCCGCAGCCCTACAGGAAGCCGCTGCTGGTCCTAACCCGGCGCTGATCCGTATTGAAACACAGGCGGGCCATGGGGCAGGTAAACCTACTTCAAAAGTAATCGACGAAGCGGCCGACATATGGGCGTTTACGATGTATAACCTGGGGATGAAAATGTAA
- the pfkA gene encoding 6-phosphofructokinase, producing MKKVNNIAVLTSGGDAPGMNAAIRAVVRAGIYHHLNVYGVMYGYKGMLTNDIFPMESKTVANIIQRGGTILKTARCKEFYEPEGRKKAYENLKKLDIDGLVVIGGDGSFKGAQKFSEEFDIPCIGLPGTIDKDIAGTDFTIGFDTAVNTAVDAIDKIRDTADAHDRLFIIEVMGRDAGYIALHSGIATGAEHVLMPERKSEIDDIINELQANERRKKLVNLIVVAEGDEFGGANGVVKHIKERLPQLDTRVCILGHIQRGGTPTCMDRIIASRLGYAAVEALLDGTHNVMVGVVNDKIAYTPLTQAVKAKQSIDEEWFKIIKILAS from the coding sequence ATGAAAAAAGTGAACAACATCGCAGTTCTTACTTCCGGGGGTGACGCTCCCGGGATGAACGCCGCAATACGCGCCGTGGTAAGAGCAGGTATCTATCATCATTTGAATGTATACGGTGTTATGTATGGCTACAAGGGGATGTTGACTAATGATATCTTTCCTATGGAATCGAAGACCGTAGCCAACATCATTCAGCGTGGTGGTACGATCTTGAAAACAGCCCGTTGCAAGGAATTTTACGAGCCTGAAGGTCGCAAAAAGGCATACGAGAACCTGAAAAAACTGGATATTGACGGTTTAGTGGTGATCGGTGGCGACGGTTCCTTCAAAGGGGCACAAAAATTCAGTGAGGAATTTGATATACCCTGTATCGGGTTGCCTGGCACAATCGATAAAGATATTGCCGGTACTGACTTTACAATTGGTTTTGACACAGCAGTGAACACTGCTGTAGATGCGATCGATAAGATCCGTGATACGGCCGACGCGCACGACCGCCTGTTCATTATCGAAGTAATGGGCCGCGACGCCGGGTACATTGCCCTGCACAGTGGTATTGCTACCGGTGCCGAACACGTACTGATGCCCGAACGTAAAAGCGAGATCGACGACATTATCAACGAACTGCAGGCTAACGAGCGCAGGAAGAAATTGGTAAACCTGATCGTGGTAGCGGAAGGTGATGAGTTTGGCGGCGCTAACGGCGTAGTGAAACACATCAAGGAACGCCTCCCCCAACTGGATACCCGCGTATGTATACTCGGTCACATCCAGCGCGGTGGTACTCCAACCTGTATGGACCGCATCATTGCCAGCCGCCTTGGCTACGCAGCCGTAGAAGCGCTGCTCGACGGTACGCATAATGTAATGGTCGGTGTGGTAAATGACAAAATCGCGTACACCCCGCTTACACAGGCGGTTAAGGCAAAACAGTCCATAGACGAAGAATGGTTCAAGATTATTAAAATTCTGGCGAGTTAA
- the pyk gene encoding pyruvate kinase — protein MSTQDLSKYYHKQMDNVAGREHSTHKTKIVATVGPACDTYEKLLELVQSGVNVFRLNFSHGSHEDKAKIISFIRQINATQPYNVAILADLQGPKLRVGEIENNALPLKTGDILTFVNEKCVGNMERIYVSYHNLHKDVRPGQKILLDDGKIETVVKEVTANHEIKAEVTLGGILSSKKGFNLPDTKVELPSLTEKDLIDLDFIIDQAPDWVALSFVRNAADLVDLRNRIKERNSKLKIISKIEKPEAIENLKEIIWESDGVMIARGDLGVELPVEVIPMIQKDIIRKCIHRAKPVIVATQMMESMIDRTRPNRSEITDVANAVLEGADAVMLSGETATGQHPALVIQTMKKIIMEVEKEEIIYNRNLIPHRHSPTFLSDALCYNAAKIAEDLDADALIGMTASGYTGFMLSSYRPKSPLYVFTKERSLVNQLSLSWGVRAFYYAEEMSVDEIVKDQINILKERGFLKTNDVVVNTGSTPVKEHLPTNMIKITRVTDEK, from the coding sequence ATGAGTACACAAGACCTGTCGAAATACTATCACAAGCAAATGGACAACGTTGCAGGACGTGAGCATTCCACACACAAGACTAAGATAGTAGCAACCGTAGGCCCCGCCTGCGATACCTATGAGAAATTATTGGAGCTGGTGCAGTCTGGCGTAAACGTGTTCCGTTTGAACTTCTCTCACGGCAGCCACGAAGACAAAGCTAAGATCATCAGCTTTATCCGCCAGATCAACGCGACCCAACCTTACAATGTGGCCATCCTGGCCGACCTGCAAGGCCCGAAGCTGCGTGTGGGTGAAATCGAGAACAATGCATTGCCGCTTAAAACGGGTGATATCCTCACTTTCGTGAACGAAAAATGCGTAGGTAACATGGAGCGCATCTATGTTTCTTACCATAACCTGCATAAAGATGTTCGTCCCGGTCAGAAAATTCTGCTGGACGACGGTAAGATCGAAACCGTGGTTAAAGAAGTAACGGCTAACCACGAAATTAAAGCAGAAGTTACCCTCGGCGGTATTCTTTCTTCCAAAAAAGGCTTCAACCTGCCCGATACTAAGGTAGAACTGCCCTCGCTGACCGAGAAAGACCTGATCGACCTGGACTTCATCATCGACCAGGCGCCTGACTGGGTAGCACTGTCTTTCGTAAGAAACGCCGCCGACCTGGTAGACCTGCGCAACCGTATTAAAGAGCGCAACTCTAAGCTGAAGATTATTTCTAAGATAGAAAAACCGGAAGCGATCGAGAACCTGAAGGAAATCATCTGGGAAAGCGACGGCGTAATGATTGCCCGTGGTGACCTCGGTGTGGAGCTGCCTGTAGAGGTAATTCCAATGATCCAGAAGGACATCATCCGCAAATGTATCCACCGTGCAAAACCTGTAATCGTGGCTACACAGATGATGGAAAGCATGATCGACCGCACCCGTCCGAACCGCAGTGAAATCACCGACGTGGCAAACGCGGTACTGGAAGGCGCCGACGCAGTGATGCTGAGTGGTGAAACGGCTACCGGCCAACATCCTGCACTGGTTATCCAGACGATGAAAAAAATCATCATGGAGGTGGAAAAAGAAGAGATCATTTACAACCGTAACCTGATCCCTCACCGCCACTCTCCTACCTTCCTGAGCGACGCACTGTGCTACAATGCTGCTAAGATCGCGGAAGACCTGGATGCTGACGCGCTGATCGGTATGACAGCTTCCGGTTACACCGGCTTCATGCTCTCCAGCTATCGTCCGAAATCACCACTGTACGTATTTACCAAAGAAAGGTCACTGGTGAACCAGTTGAGCCTTAGCTGGGGTGTACGCGCCTTCTACTATGCAGAAGAAATGAGTGTGGACGAGATCGTAAAAGATCAGATCAACATCCTGAAAGAGCGTGGTTTCCTGAAAACCAACGACGTAGTGGTAAACACAGGTAGCACGCCTGTAAAAGAGCACCTGCCTACCAACATGATCAAAATTACCAGGGTAACCGACGAGAAATAG
- a CDS encoding MFS transporter: MALSRWNIIVMAMCTGLIVANIYYSQPLLVLIAQDFGVSESNAGQVTFLTQAGYALGLFFCVPLGDKIERKRQILVMAGLSLLALLLAAKAPNIFVLKISGLLIGFTSVIPQLILPLAANLSDPQHRGKIVGSIMSGLLVGILLSRTLSGIVGQHFGWRAMFWIAAGIVFLLWIVMWRSFPQSRPHFAGSYGALMRSLFTLAKEQPLLREASVINACVFASFGLFWVTIVFHLAAPPFNYGSDVIGMLGLAAAAGALGAPLIGRIADKKNPRIAIGYGLTLVFLSFVIFWLSQANIIGIVVGIIVLDLGIQGVHVSNQTRIYAILPDARNRMNTVFMTVSFIGTAAGSGLGLLVWDVAKWNGACAAGALLVGTAIAVYAMTYKKQ, from the coding sequence ATGGCGTTAAGCAGGTGGAATATTATCGTGATGGCAATGTGCACGGGGTTGATCGTGGCCAATATTTATTACAGTCAGCCCCTGCTGGTATTGATCGCGCAGGATTTTGGCGTGTCGGAGAGCAATGCGGGACAGGTAACCTTTCTTACCCAGGCGGGATATGCGCTTGGCTTGTTCTTTTGTGTGCCTTTGGGCGATAAGATCGAGCGGAAGCGACAGATCTTGGTGATGGCAGGTTTGTCGTTGCTGGCATTATTGCTTGCGGCCAAAGCGCCTAATATTTTCGTGCTGAAGATCAGCGGTCTGCTGATCGGGTTTACTTCTGTTATTCCTCAACTCATCCTGCCACTCGCGGCAAACCTGAGTGATCCGCAGCATCGTGGTAAGATCGTTGGTTCAATTATGAGCGGGTTGCTCGTAGGCATTTTGCTTTCACGTACGCTGAGCGGTATTGTAGGACAACACTTCGGCTGGCGCGCCATGTTCTGGATCGCGGCGGGCATCGTATTTCTTTTGTGGATCGTGATGTGGCGGTCGTTTCCGCAAAGCCGTCCGCATTTTGCGGGTAGTTATGGCGCGTTGATGCGTTCGTTGTTTACGTTGGCGAAGGAGCAACCATTGTTACGTGAGGCCTCGGTGATTAACGCCTGTGTGTTCGCGTCGTTCGGCCTGTTTTGGGTAACGATCGTGTTTCACCTGGCAGCACCGCCTTTCAACTACGGCAGCGATGTGATCGGCATGCTGGGACTGGCAGCGGCGGCGGGTGCGCTGGGCGCTCCGTTGATTGGGCGTATCGCGGATAAAAAGAACCCGCGCATTGCGATTGGTTACGGGCTAACGTTGGTGTTCCTCAGCTTTGTTATCTTTTGGCTTTCCCAGGCAAATATCATTGGTATCGTGGTGGGCATTATCGTGCTGGACCTTGGCATACAGGGCGTACACGTATCGAACCAAACACGCATCTATGCTATTTTGCCGGATGCGCGTAACCGTATGAACACGGTGTTTATGACGGTGAGCTTCATCGGCACGGCGGCCGGCTCCGGCTTAGGTTTGCTTGTGTGGGACGTAGCAAAATGGAATGGTGCATGTGCCGCAGGGGCGCTGCTGGTAGGAACGGCCATTGCTGTTTACGCGATGACTTATAAGAAACAGTAA